Part of the Aquimarina sp. TRL1 genome, TCAAAAGAGAAAAAAAACAGAAGAAACACTGTCCCTATTGACCCTATCGCTAACGATCCGTTTTTGAACCCCTGATTTTTTCTAAAAACATCCAGATTCCCTATAGCATACAATAAACCAAACATACTCATATACACAACAAAGCCAAGGACTTCTACATTGTAGGTGAAATTCCAGGCTGTTATCAACATACTGACAGAGAACAGCCACCCATATGCTATACGGATATGTTCCTGCAACTGATGCCGTAACGTTTTAATAAAAAATGGCAGTACACTTATCCATACCCCTAAATACGCCCAGGGAGCATGTACGATCCTCTCGGGACGATAGCTTCCAAAGGCTATTCCGTAATAGGTATTTAATCCGATGATGAGCAACATCACTGAATGCGAATTAAACACATATAGCAAAGGAAGTACCATCAGTATCCATCCCATTAAAAAAGAGGCTATTGACCCTTCTATATGATATACCTGACTTAGTATTGCTATATTGCTTCCTATAGCCAGGCTCAAAAAAATGGCAATAGATTCCTTCCAGGCTATTCCTTTTTTCTTTAGTAATATATACCCGCCTAATAGATATCCTATAAACATTGGAGCGAAAGAGAGTCCTATCTTTGTTATTTTTGAAAATTGATCCCAGTTATGTGCCAACATCAATATAATACCTGCTCCTATTAGCAATGATCCAAAAACAGCAAAAATAGTCAACACCCTATTAGCTTGCTGCATCTTTTTAGACGTATAATAATGTATGATTCTCTCTCCGATCTCGTCAGAAATTACATGCTCTCTGAGTAATTCACTGACCATTGTCTTATATGTAGTATTCATCATTCTATATCGTTTTGAAAAAAGACAGCCGCAGCCACACGGCCATCTTTTCTGATCATCAAAACAAGGA contains:
- a CDS encoding DUF2157 domain-containing protein — its product is MMNTTYKTMVSELLREHVISDEIGERIIHYYTSKKMQQANRVLTIFAVFGSLLIGAGIILMLAHNWDQFSKITKIGLSFAPMFIGYLLGGYILLKKKGIAWKESIAIFLSLAIGSNIAILSQVYHIEGSIASFLMGWILMVLPLLYVFNSHSVMLLIIGLNTYYGIAFGSYRPERIVHAPWAYLGVWISVLPFFIKTLRHQLQEHIRIAYGWLFSVSMLITAWNFTYNVEVLGFVVYMSMFGLLYAIGNLDVFRKNQGFKNGSLAIGSIGTVFLLFFFSFEGSWEMFLDTHILTDRKKWNEIVHTREFTVISIYSVLGILIAGIQLVKKGISNMSVLHPACILFIGALGYTLYTGNTPIILINGYLLLLGGYFIKKGIDQYKLGIANYGLLIISSLIICRFFDIEMTFILRGVVFITIGIILFITNYLLHIRQKKRIERLQEDHQSSE